DNA sequence from the Halostella salina genome:
TCGAACTCCTCCTGTAAGTCCTCCATGAGGTTCAGGATCTGGGCCTGCACGGAGACGTCCAGCGCCGACACCGGCTCGTCGGCGACGATGAAGTCGGGATCAACGGCGAGCGCACGGGCGATGCCGACGCGCTGGCGCTGCCCGCCGGACAGCTCGTGGGGGTATCGGTCCCGCTGCTCGACGTCGAGCCCGACCGCCTCGATGAGTTCGTCGACGCGCTCCTGGCGAGCCTCCCGGGCCGACCGGTCGTCGTCCGGGTCCCGCTCGGGCAGGTCGTGGATCTTCAGCGGCTCCATCACCGTCTGGGCGACGGTCATCCGCGGGTCCAGCGACGACAGCGGGTCCTGGAAGATCATCTGCATGTCCTTCCGGCGCTCGCGCAGGTCGTCGCCGTCGAGCGTTGCGAGGTCCTCGCCCGCGAACAGCACGGTCCCGTCGGTCGGCTCGATGAGGCGAAGCAGCGCCCGGCCGGTGGTCGACTTGCCACAGCCGGACTCCCCGACCAGCCCGAGCGTCTCGCCCTCGTAGAGGTCGAAGTCGACGCCGTCGACGGCCCGGACCGCCTGCGGCTCGTCGGCGAGCCAGCGGTCGAGCAGGTCGTCGGCCTCCGAGAAGTGTTTCGTCAGCCCGTCGACGGAGACGAGCGGGTCGCCGGTGAACGTCTCGCTCTCGGCGGCCATCCCGCCCCCGGCCTCGCCGTACTCGGACTTGTCGAACTCCTGGAGGACGCATTTCGAGCGGTGGTGGACGTCCTCGGGGCCGTGCTGGAGGAACGGGATCTCGCCCTCGGTACACTCGGGCTGTGCCCACGGACACCGCGGGGCGAAGTGACAGCCGTCGGGCATGTCGATCAGGTCCGGCACGTTGCCCTCGATCGGCGTCAGCCGGTCTTTCTCCTCGCGGGGGATCGACTCCAGCAGAGTGTACGTGTAGGGGTGGCTCGGGTCGTGGAAGATCTCCTCGACGGGCCCCTCCTCGACGATCTCGCCGGCGTACATCACCGCGACGCGGTCGCAGGTCTCGGCGACGACGCCCAGGTCGTGCGTGATGAACAGGACGGACATCCCGAGGTCGTCCTGCAGGTCGTCGATGAGGTCTAAGATCTGTGCCTGGATCGTCACGTCGAGCGCCGTCGTCGGCTCGTCGGCGATCAGCAACTGGGGCTGGCAGGCGAGCGCGATGGCGATCAGGACGCGCTGGCGCATCCCGCCGGAGAACTCGTGGGGGTAGTCGTCGAGCCGCGCCTCCGGCTCGGGGATCCCCACGTCCGCCAGTATCTCGGCGGTCGCCTCCAGCACCTCCTCGCTGATCCCGCTCCCGCGCAGCGAGGGCAGCGTCTCGCGGAGCGCGTTCCACCACGAGTCGGGGTTCCGGCCGCCGTACTGGTGGAGTTGGAGGCTCTCGGCGACCTGCTCGCCGACGGTGAGGGCGGGGTTGAGCGAGGTCATCGGGTCCTGGAAGATCATGCTCATCTCGCCGCCGCGGATCGAGCGCATCGCCGGCTCGGGGGCGCTCGTGAGGTCGACGAACCCTTCGGACCGGTCGACGAACTCGTCGGCCTGCTCGGGGAACTCCTCGGCGAGGCGGTCCGCGAGGTCGGGGTCGTGGAACCGCACGTCGCCGCCGACGACCTCGCCGGGGTCTTCGACCAGGTCCATCGCCGACAGCGCCGTCACGCTCTTGCCCGAGCCGCTCTCGCCGACGAGACCGACCGTCTCACCCTCGCGGATCGTCAGGTCGATCCCGTCGACGGCCTTCACCTGGCCGCGGTCGGTGGCGAACTGCGTTCGGAGGTCGGAGAGTGACAGTAGATCGCTCACTATGTCGCGATCCGACGGTCACAGGTAAAATAGCTTTCTACACGATCGACGACCCGGAACTAAGAAACGAAGGTTTTTGCCCGTCGACCCTCGCGGTGTCGAGTATGACAGGCCGCGGAACCGACACCAACGTCCCCGACTTCTGGGACGAGGTCGTCGACGACATGGAGGCCACGGCGGCGGAGTACCGCGAAAACGGCTGGGAGCCGATCGAGGTCCATCCCGGCGACATCACCCCGCTTCCGCCGGACCACGAACGGTTCGGGCTGGACGTGCTCGTTCCCGACGACGAGTTCGAAACCGTCTCGGCCGCCGTCGGGGAGCCCGACGCCGAGTTCGACTCCGTCGAGGTGTTTCGCGCGTCGACGCGTGGCACCGTCTTCCTCGTCGTGGCCGTCGAGGACGAGGCCAGCGGGCGCGTCGTCCTCGTCCCCGCGTTCTACGTCGTGCGGGAGGCGTCCGAGATGCTAGAGGGCACGCGGTCCCGCGGCGAGTTGCCGATCCACCTCCGGACGCTCTCGAACGACGAGGTCGTCACGTTCGAGCCGTCGGACCCGACGCCGCTGCTGCCGGCCGAGCAGAACTGATACGGACGTGTCCCCTCCCGGTCGACGTCGACCACCGGATTGGCGGTCGATACCTGACGCATAACAACCGGGTAGGGGACCGAACACCGCAAAAAACGGAACCGCTGTTTTCCGGTCGTTACCGGTCGCGACGACGGAGCGCGACGAGCGCGCCGGCGAGCGCGATGATCGCCGCGGTGGCGGTGAAGCCGGGCAGGCCGCCGCCGTCGGAACTACCATCCGTCGAGTCGTCGCTCGACGAATCAGTCGCCGACGTGTCGTCAGTCGGGGCGGCCGTCGTCTCCTCGGCCGTGGTCATCGTCGCCGTGGTCGTTGCTTCGGTGGGCTCCGCAGTCGTGGTCGTGGTCGTCGTGGTCGTCGTCTCCGTGTCCCGTTCGACTTCGACGACGGCGAACAGCGAGAACGAACCGGTCTCGGCAGTCAGCGTCACCTCGCCGTCGCCGACGTCCTGCACGGTCGTCGCCAGTTCCGTCCAGCCGTCAGCGGTCCGGTGGACGATTACCGCGTTCGACGGGTCGTCCAACTCGTCGCGGTCGACTGTCAGTTCCACCGTCGCCGACGCGTTCGCCGCCGTTTCGGTCGACGGCGAGATGTCGGCAACTGACAGTACATCGGGGTCGGTGTCCCCGTCGTCCGCGACGGCCGCGCCGACCTCGCGCTCGACGGATGCAGGCGGTTCGTCGTACTCCGCGACCGTCACGGTGCCGTTGGCGGAATCGTTCTCGAAGGCGACCGCCTCGACCTGGTCGGTCCCGTTGAACGACGCGGTCGAGTTCTCGATCGTCGCCTCGACGACGACGTCCGGTTCGGCGTCTAAGTCCGTTCCGTCGTCGGTCGCATCGTCGTCGCTGTCGTCGCTGTCGTCGGGAGTCGGGTCGTTGTCCAGGGAATCATCGCCGTCGGTACCGTCGTCCGTTCCGTCGTCGGATCTATCGTTGTCGTCGGTGCTGTCGTCCGTCCCATCGTCGCCGCTACCCCCGACGCTCACATCGACCGATCCGGACGTGGTGCCGTCGGCGGCGTCGTTGCCCGCGACGTCCTTCGCGGTGGTCAGCGTCGCGGTGTACGTTCCGTCGGTGCTCCCGTCGTACGTGGCAGTGTAGACGAACGCCCCGTCCGACGGGCCGGATTCGGCGAAGTCGCCGCGGTCGAGCGTCGCGGTCTCCGCGCCCGAGAGCGCGACCGAGATGTCGCCGTCGGCAGCCCCGAGCTGCTCGTCCGTGGTGACTTCGACCCGGACCTCGCGCCCGGACGGGTTGCGCACGTCGAAGCGCTCGACGGTCGGCGCGGTGGTGTCGACGGTGACCTCCGCGGCAGCGGTCCCGTCGATGCCGGCCTCGTCAGTCGCGGTCACCCGCAGCGTCGCCGGTCCGTCCGAGGGGACGGCACCGACGCTCCCGACGGTGATCGTCGCGCTGTAATCGTCGTCGTCGGGCGCGGAGGCCGGGCCGTCGTCGTCGAGTCCGACGCTCCCGGCTCCGAGCGCGCTCGCGTCGAGGGTCACGGAGGTGACGGCCGTGTCCGCGTCGGTCACGCCGCCAGCGGTGACTGTGACTTCGTCGCCCGGCGCAACGACGCCGTCGTCGCTGTCCACCTCGGTCACCCGCACCGCCTCGATGGCGGGCGTGGAGCGGTCGACGGTGAGGCCGGTCGCGGTGACCGAGCGCTCCTCGCTGTCGACCGTCGCGGACACGACGAGGTCGGGCGTGCCCGTCGCGGACTCGCCCCCGATGGTGAACGTCCCGCTGTACGTGTCGTCGTCCGCGGTCTCGTCCGCGCCGGTACCGTCGTCGGCCAGCGTGAGACTGCCGGCGTCGAACGCGGACGCGTCCGCCTCGACGCTGCCGACGTTCCCGAGGTCGGGGTCGAGGCTCGCGGTCACGACCACGGTGTCGCCCGGCTCGACGACGCCGTCGCCGTCGGTACCGTCGACGATCCGGCTCCGCGTGATCGCCGCGCCGGCGATGTCGACCGACAGCGTGGCCGACTCGCCCCCGGCGGCGACGGTGCGGTCGCCGGTCTCGGTCGGCGTGTACTCGGTGCTGACGGTGGTGCGTTCGCCGCCGGCGAGGGTGACCGTCTCGGACCCGACATCCGTACCGTCGACCGTGAAGGTGACAGTCTCGGTTCCCTCACGGTCGCCGGCGTTCTCGACGGTCGCCTTCAGCGTCACCGACCCGTCCACCACGGCGGTCGACGGCGCGTCGAGGTTCGTCACCGACAGCGACGCCGGCTCGTCGACCTGCAACGTGGTCGACTGTGCCCCGACCGCCACCGTGCGGTCGCCCGCCCGCTGGAGGGTGTACTCGGTGCTGACGGTGGTGCGCTCGCCGCCGGCGAGGGTGACCGTCTCGGAGCCAACCTCGGCCCCGTCGACGGTGAAGGTGACCGTCTCCGTTCCCTCGCGGTCGCCGGCGTTCTCGACGGTCGCCTGCAGGGTGACCGTCTCGCCGACGACGCCGGTCGACGGCGCGTCGACGCCCGTCGCGGAGACCGATGCGGGGTCGTCGACGGTCAGCGTGGTCGACCGCGACCCCGCCGCCAGCGTCACGTCCCCGCTCTGCGGGGGCGTGTAGTCGATACTCACGGTCCGGCTGTCGCCGGCGGCGACCGTTACCGTCCGCGAGTCGACCGTCTCGCCGCCGGCGGTCAGCGTCGCCGTGTAGCTGCCGCCCGCCAGGCCGTCGTTCGCGACGGTCACGTCGACGGTGACCGGCTCGCCGGTCAGCGCCGACGACGGGGCGGAGACGTCGCTCACCGAGAACGACGGATCCGCGTCGACGAACTGCTCGACCGTCCCGTCGCTCGTGCCGACGTAGACGCTCGGACCGACGACCGTCGGGGCCGTCAGGAGCGCGCCGGAGCCGACCGACGCGTTGTCCCTCTCGCTCCCGTCCGCGCCGTCGAGCACCACGACCGACCCCTCGTCGGTGCCGACGAAGACCGTGCCGCCCGCGGCCGAGACCGACGCGCCGAACGTCCCCTTCGTGTCGACGGTCGCGCTCCATGCGGTCGCCCCGTCGCTCAGCGCGTGGCTCCCGACGAGGCCGTTCGACCCGCCGACGACGGCGTCATCGCCGTCGATCGCGGCGCTGCCGTACACGGCGTCGTACGTGCTCGTGTCGCGCCACAGCCGCTCGCTCAGGTCGCTCGCATAGGCGGCGACCGTCCCGTCGGTGGCCGTCGCGACGACGGTGCCCGAGTCGGCGTCGACCGCCGGCGAGTTCAGCGCGCCGCCGGCCACGTCAGCGGTCGCGACGCCGCTGCCGTCGGCCGCAGCGACGGCGTGGAGCGTCCCGCTCGCGTCCCCGACGTACACCGTCCCGTCGTGGACGGCGGGCGTCGACGTGCGCGCCGGGCTCCCGAGGTCGTAGGACCACCGTGCCGTGCCGTCGCTGCCGATGGCGTGGAGCGTCCCGCTCTCGGTCGCGACGTACACCGTCCCGTCGCTTCCGACCGTCGGCGACCCGACGACGGCACCGATGTCGCCGCCGTCGACGCCCGTCGTCACGGGCCAGTCGGCGACGGTCGCGCCGGTGTCCGCGTCGAGCGCGACGACCGATCCGGCGTCGGTCGCGGCGTAGACGGTCCCGTCGTGGACCGCTGGCGTCCCGAACACCTGTCCGGTGACCGTCGTCGACCAGGTTTCCGCGCCGTCGCCCGCGCCGAACGCCCGGACGGCGTCGCCGTCGCCCGCGTAGACTGTGCCGTCGACGACCGCCGGGCCGGACGCCACGTCCGTGTCGCCGGTCGCCGACCAGCCGGCGCTGATGTCGCCGTAGTCGGCCGCCGTCGACCCGTTGCCGGCGTTTGCGGCTCCGGACTGGAACCCTGTCCAGCCGACGTTGCCCGCGGCCTGTGCCGTGCTGTCGACGCCGGTCGGTGCCGCGAGCGCGGCCGGTGTCGCGGCGACCATGGCGACCGTCACCGCCAGAACCAGCAGCTTCCGGACGGAACCGTTCATCCGTCGGTCACCTCCGCTGCGAGCGTGCGAACGTCGTCGTACGTCGGCACCAGTCCGCCGGTGCCGTCGACGGCCTCGCCGTTCTCGTAGGCCGCCTGCACCGTCTCGAAGTGGCGCTCGGTCACCGGGCCGTCCCCGGCCACCGCCTCCCGGATGGTGTTCGCGCGGTCGGCGAGCGAGACGTACGGGATGTCGTACCCGGTGAACTTGTCGTCCGGCGTGATGTCACTCGCGGTCGGGTCCAGAATCTCCGCCTGCGAGACGCCGTCCGGGAGCACGATATCGAGGATGTTGTTGTGGTGGTAGCTCGACGGCGCGCCGCCGAAGTCGTAGCTACCCCCGACGTTGCCGTCGGATTCGACTTTTCGGATCTCGCCGACGCCGCCGCCGGCGTAGTTGAACATCATGGGGACGATGGAGACGTCCCTGATGTCCGAGGGGATCACGCTTTGCGGGACCGTGATCTCGATGGCATCGATCGGCTTGATACCGCGCGTGCTCACGCCGCCGGTGGCATCCGCGACGACCTCCCAGTAGCCGTTCTCGACGACCGGGTACGTGCCACCCTCGTCGAACACGCTGGTGTCGATCTGCCTGTCGAAGCCGTGGGCGACGATCCGCCGGTGGTAACTGTCGGCGAATATCTCGTCGCGCCCGTCGAAGGCGTGCACGCCGTCGCGACAGCCGACGCTACCTTTCTCCCCTGCGGGGTCCTGCACGTAGATCTGGACGTGCTGGAGCCCGTAGCCGTAGGCGCTGTTCTTGGCGAACGCCTGCGGGTTGCGCAGGTTCGGCAGGCGGACGAGGAACGTGTACTCGCTATCGTTCTCGTATATCTCGACCCGCTGGATGTCGTGGTCCTCGGGGGTGATGTCATCGGTGGACGGGTAGCTGAACGCGTTCTCGCCGTCGGCCGACGTCGCGGGACCGTACGGATCGCCGGAGTCGTCCGACAGCGTCGCCACCCGGTCTACGTCGCCGAGCCGACCGGTGTACACGGGCGTGAACGGGATCCGCGCCCGTTCGGTCGCAGAGTAGCCGAGCGCCTCGGCGTTGTCGACGCCGGGCGGCGTGATCACGTCCATGAGCCGCGGCGCGTTCTCGGCCGCGTCGGGGTCGACGCCGCCGAACTGGCCCTCTCCGGCGCTCTCCGCGACGGTGCGCATGCCACCGAAGCTCTCCGAGTGCACGCCGGCGACGAACTCCATATCCCAGAGGTCCGTCCCGTCGAGCGCGCTCTTGGGAACCTGCAGCGTCACCGTGTCGTTTGCCCTGTCGACGGAGACGGTCGGCGACACCGGGTTCCCCTCGGCATCCGTCAGCGCGGCACCGTTGTGGTCGATGGCGTTCTCGCCGAACCCGTACGCGTCGACCCGGTAGTGCCAGGCCGACCCGAAGTCCGCGTTCAGCCCGGGATCGCCGAGGTCCCCGGCCTCGGTCACCGCGCCGTCGCTCCGGGTCGGGTCCCGGAGCCAGACGAAGAACCACTGCGGCGAGAACGGGTTGCTTCCGTTCGTCTCGGCGTCGTACAGGTCGTTGAGCGCCCCGACGGTGAACTCGAAGATAGCGTTCGACGGCGTCTCCTTCACCGCGAACTCCCGAATGTCCATCGACCCGTCCGCGAAGTTCGTCGCGTTGACGTACGACCCGGGCCCGAGCGCGTCGGGCGCGTCCTCGGGGTCGCTGAACCGCGCGACGGTGGTCGGGTCCGTGACGCTCACCGTCTTCGAGGCGAGTGTGGTCCCGTCGAGCGCGCGGAGTTCGACGGAGAACTCCCCGGTCTCCGAGAACGTCGCGCCGAGGTCGATCGTCCGTGCGTCCGCGTTCGGCGGGAGCCTGATGTTTTCGAGGGAGTCGACGGTGCCGTCGACGACGACCTCGACGGTCTGCCCGCTGATGAAGTCCGTCACGTTCGAGCCGGTCGCCCGGGCGAACGGCTCGCTCACGACGGTCTCGCCGTCGATCTCGAACGAGAGGTCCTGGGCGGGCTGCTGGTACGACTGGAGCGACGACGCCTCGGACGACGTCGCAGGGACCAGCCTGACGGCCGTCCCGCCGCCGCGCGCCGCCGACAGCGTCACCGTGTCGCCGGCGGCGAGGATCGACTCGGTCGTCCGCACGCCCGTCGGGTTCTGATCGACGTTCGTGCCGTAGGCGTCGGTGTACAGTTCCATCTTCCAGCCGTTGGGCTGGCTGTCGAGGAAGTCCGTGGTCACCTGGAACGACCGGCCGTTGTCGTCGTTCATCGCGCCGACGTACCACTCCTCGCCCTGCCGGCGCGCGATGACGAGGTACTCGCCGATGGCGCTGTCGAGCACGCGCGTCTCGTCCCAGTCGCCGGCCGGCACGTCCTCGATGTACTTGAACTCGCGTTCGGTGTCGAAGTTCTCGTTTGCGGCGTGTGTCTCGTCGAAGTCGGTGTACGACGCCGGGAACGGCGCGCCAGCTCCCTGTTCGGTGACGCCGACGGTGTTGAGGTTGAACCCGCCCACGTCGTCGGCGCCGAGCTTGACCGAGACGGTGTTGTCGCCGCTCTCGAGTTCGACCGAGACCGTGTGGACCTCCCAGGCGTCCCAGTAAGCGGTGAACGGCGGTGCGAGCTCCTGTTCCGTGCCGTTGACGACCAGCGTCGCCTGCGGGTTGCCGTTGTCGATGACCGACTGGAGGTTGTTCTCGGCGTCGCTCGCGTACCGGAGGTGGAGGTCGTACGTCCCCGGACTCGGGACGTTCTCGACGGTGAACGACACCGTGGCACCGTCCGGCTCGCGGTTGGCGTCGATCGGGACGTAGTGGGCACCGTACGCGTTGCGCCACTTGTCAGCCGTTATCGTCCCGTCGAGGTCGCCGGCCTGTGCCTGCACGAACTCGCCCACCGAGAACGTCGAGTCGACGTACGCCTCGATCCGGTCCGCGGCCATCTGGATGCCGCCGTGGTAAGCCGGGTACATCGCGAGCTGTTTGGCCAGCGTCGTCTGGACCTGCCCGCCGGTCGAGTCGTTGAACGTGATGTCGAAGATACCGGGCTGGTAGCTGGTCGGCCCGGCAAGCATCCGCGTGAACGGGAGCGTCACGTGGTGGTCGCGGCCGACGCTCGCACCCAGCGCACCGAAGCCGTCGTACTCCTGCGCTCTGACGACCTCGCGAGCCGCCACGTTCGGGTACGTCCGGCGCTCACCCGTCGGCTTGATCCCCTCGTGGATCTCGAGCATCTGCCGGTTGGCTGCGGCCTCCCGGATCACGCGCCGGTGGTGGTTGACCGCCTCCTGGGAGTGCTGGTTGGTCGTGACTTCCGTCGGGTTGTCCGCGTCCGCGAACAGCCCCGGGTCGGAGACGTAGCCGTTCTTGATCGTTCGGATGCCGATGTCGTCGTACCCCTGGAAGACGTTCTGCGTGAATATCTCGTTCTCGTAGTTCGAGAGGTTCCCGGAGGTTTCGTTGTGGATGGTCATCTCGACCGGACTGTCGAGGGACTGTCCGTAGTTGACCACCTCCGGCACGTCGAAGTCGGGGTAGGTGTCGTCGGTCCCCATCTTCAGTCCGAGTCCGTCGTCCGCGGCGCTCGCGCCGTAGGAACCCCAGCCCTGGTTCCAGCCCTCGACGAGCACGCTGTCGATGGCGTTCTCGCTGGAGAACTGCATGTAGCGTTTCATCCGCTCGGTGCGCGCACCGTGGACGTACTGGGCCGGGTCGTTCCCATTGTTTTCGACCTGCGTATCGCTCTTGTACTGCCACCGCGCGCTGCCGGCGATCATCGTCCACCAGATACCGACGTACATCCGCGGCGTTAGCCAGCTCGTGTCCGCGCCGCCGTTCCCGTCGGCCGGGAGCGCCTCCGTGTCCAGGTCCTCGTTCAACAGCGGGATCAGCGACGACTCGATGAGGTCGCCCGGCGTGCTGCCGACCTGCACGGTCCGCCACGGTGTGACGTGTGGTGCGGACGCGGAGACCTTGGTCCCGTCCGGCTTCGGGGCCAGTTCGGCCGACAGTTCCGTCCCGTCGCCGTCGACTTTCGGGGCGATCGACATGGTCGAGTAGTCCTCGAGGTTCGCCTCGTGAAGGCTGAGATACGTGCCGTCGCCCGTGTCGATCGTCAGCGGCGTGTGCGCGCCGGCCCGTCGGTCGTTCTCGCCAGCCGGCCCTACGCCCTCGTCGTTCGCGATGTCCTTCGTCCCCGAAGGGAGACCGCTGATCGGTGTTTCCCGATACTCCTGCTCGAAGCGCGGGTTGACGAACGTGTTCTCGATCCACCACGACGTGTAGTCCCCGGCGAAGTTGAACTCGGTGTTCTCCGAGGCGATGACGAGTTTGCCGCTGTTGGCGGCGAAGTCCTCGTCGAAGGCAAAGCGAAAGCCCAGTCCGTCGTCGAACACCCGGATCTCCAGGTTCCCCGAGCGGCCCGGACTGGCCGACTCCTCGAGTCCCAGCTTCAGATAGCTGTAATCCGCCGAGACGCTGTCGTACTGGTCCCAGAGCGGGTCCCAGTTCTCGGTCGCCGTCCCGCTCTCGCTGCCGGTGACGGTGACACTGCTCCCGGACGTGCCGTCGGCAGCCGCCCCGAACGTCGGCTGGTTCTGGAAGTCGAACCCGAGGTCGGACGGCGTGATGTACGTCGTCCCGCCGACCGAAACCTCGTACGACGGAACGCCGTCGGAGACGTCGACGGTCACCGTGATGCTGCCGTCGGGCGACGACACGGACTGCACGTTCGAGTCGTCACCCGATGTGACCTGTGCCGCCACCTCGTCGGGGACCTGCAGGGAGTACGCCGACGCGGCGAGCAGTCCCGACACGCCACCCAGGAAGTTCCGTCTGTCCATGGCCCAACTTGGAATGCCATTGCCTGCCATGCTGCTGTGAGCATTAACAATTATAATAGTAAAGTTTTCTGGATTTGGCGAGTTCCTCGGCGGCGACAGATCCCGGTCCCGGTGAGTCGTCGACCGACACGCGAAACGGGACGGCCGGGGCTACAGGCTGTGATGACATCGCGGAACCGACCGACGTAAGCGTCGGAAAACCGCTCGTAACCGGAAACGACGGTCGTCAGCTACTCCGTTCGCCGCCGGAGTGCGACCAGCGCGCCGGCGAGCGCGATGATCGCCGCGGTGGCGGTGAAGCCGGGCAGGCCGCCGCCGTCGGAACTACCATCCGTCGAGTCGTC
Encoded proteins:
- a CDS encoding ABC transporter ATP-binding protein; translated protein: MSDLLSLSDLRTQFATDRGQVKAVDGIDLTIREGETVGLVGESGSGKSVTALSAMDLVEDPGEVVGGDVRFHDPDLADRLAEEFPEQADEFVDRSEGFVDLTSAPEPAMRSIRGGEMSMIFQDPMTSLNPALTVGEQVAESLQLHQYGGRNPDSWWNALRETLPSLRGSGISEEVLEATAEILADVGIPEPEARLDDYPHEFSGGMRQRVLIAIALACQPQLLIADEPTTALDVTIQAQILDLIDDLQDDLGMSVLFITHDLGVVAETCDRVAVMYAGEIVEEGPVEEIFHDPSHPYTYTLLESIPREEKDRLTPIEGNVPDLIDMPDGCHFAPRCPWAQPECTEGEIPFLQHGPEDVHHRSKCVLQEFDKSEYGEAGGGMAAESETFTGDPLVSVDGLTKHFSEADDLLDRWLADEPQAVRAVDGVDFDLYEGETLGLVGESGCGKSTTGRALLRLIEPTDGTVLFAGEDLATLDGDDLRERRKDMQMIFQDPLSSLDPRMTVAQTVMEPLKIHDLPERDPDDDRSAREARQERVDELIEAVGLDVEQRDRYPHELSGGQRQRVGIARALAVDPDFIVADEPVSALDVSVQAQILNLMEDLQEEFDLTYLFIAHDLSVVRHISDRVAVMYLGEIVEVAETAELFADPKHPYTEALLSSIPEPDPLADTDDRIILEGDVPSPIDPPSGCRFRTRCPKVIPPDDLDIDQDAYREVMDFRERVENESIAVEAIEGSAADASGTRAATDGGQASSGASAGESADGDPSVAELRDRLFDTQLPAEVRDAVDESLRLIGDDEWDEAADLLRDRFESVCEREEPTLGDVRHPAACHLHPES
- a CDS encoding DUF7529 family protein codes for the protein MTGRGTDTNVPDFWDEVVDDMEATAAEYRENGWEPIEVHPGDITPLPPDHERFGLDVLVPDDEFETVSAAVGEPDAEFDSVEVFRASTRGTVFLVVAVEDEASGRVVLVPAFYVVREASEMLEGTRSRGELPIHLRTLSNDEVVTFEPSDPTPLLPAEQN
- a CDS encoding outer membrane protein assembly factor BamB family protein, which translates into the protein MNGSVRKLLVLAVTVAMVAATPAALAAPTGVDSTAQAAGNVGWTGFQSGAANAGNGSTAADYGDISAGWSATGDTDVASGPAVVDGTVYAGDGDAVRAFGAGDGAETWSTTVTGQVFGTPAVHDGTVYAATDAGSVVALDADTGATVADWPVTTGVDGGDIGAVVGSPTVGSDGTVYVATESGTLHAIGSDGTARWSYDLGSPARTSTPAVHDGTVYVGDASGTLHAVAAADGSGVATADVAGGALNSPAVDADSGTVVATATDGTVAAYASDLSERLWRDTSTYDAVYGSAAIDGDDAVVGGSNGLVGSHALSDGATAWSATVDTKGTFGASVSAAGGTVFVGTDEGSVVVLDGADGSERDNASVGSGALLTAPTVVGPSVYVGTSDGTVEQFVDADPSFSVSDVSAPSSALTGEPVTVDVTVANDGLAGGSYTATLTAGGETVDSRTVTVAAGDSRTVSIDYTPPQSGDVTLAAGSRSTTLTVDDPASVSATGVDAPSTGVVGETVTLQATVENAGDREGTETVTFTVDGAEVGSETVTLAGGERTTVSTEYTLQRAGDRTVAVGAQSTTLQVDEPASLSVTNLDAPSTAVVDGSVTLKATVENAGDREGTETVTFTVDGTDVGSETVTLAGGERTTVSTEYTPTETGDRTVAAGGESATLSVDIAGAAITRSRIVDGTDGDGVVEPGDTVVVTASLDPDLGNVGSVEADASAFDAGSLTLADDGTGADETADDDTYSGTFTIGGESATGTPDLVVSATVDSEERSVTATGLTVDRSTPAIEAVRVTEVDSDDGVVAPGDEVTVTAGGVTDADTAVTSVTLDASALGAGSVGLDDDGPASAPDDDDYSATITVGSVGAVPSDGPATLRVTATDEAGIDGTAAAEVTVDTTAPTVERFDVRNPSGREVRVEVTTDEQLGAADGDISVALSGAETATLDRGDFAESGPSDGAFVYTATYDGSTDGTYTATLTTAKDVAGNDAADGTTSGSVDVSVGGSGDDGTDDSTDDNDRSDDGTDDGTDGDDSLDNDPTPDDSDDSDDDATDDGTDLDAEPDVVVEATIENSTASFNGTDQVEAVAFENDSANGTVTVAEYDEPPASVEREVGAAVADDGDTDPDVLSVADISPSTETAANASATVELTVDRDELDDPSNAVIVHRTADGWTELATTVQDVGDGEVTLTAETGSFSLFAVVEVERDTETTTTTTTTTTAEPTEATTTATMTTAEETTAAPTDDTSATDSSSDDSTDGSSDGGGLPGFTATAAIIALAGALVALRRRDR
- a CDS encoding glycoside hydrolase family 97 catalytic domain-containing protein, whose amino-acid sequence is MDRRNFLGGVSGLLAASAYSLQVPDEVAAQVTSGDDSNVQSVSSPDGSITVTVDVSDGVPSYEVSVGGTTYITPSDLGFDFQNQPTFGAAADGTSGSSVTVTGSESGTATENWDPLWDQYDSVSADYSYLKLGLEESASPGRSGNLEIRVFDDGLGFRFAFDEDFAANSGKLVIASENTEFNFAGDYTSWWIENTFVNPRFEQEYRETPISGLPSGTKDIANDEGVGPAGENDRRAGAHTPLTIDTGDGTYLSLHEANLEDYSTMSIAPKVDGDGTELSAELAPKPDGTKVSASAPHVTPWRTVQVGSTPGDLIESSLIPLLNEDLDTEALPADGNGGADTSWLTPRMYVGIWWTMIAGSARWQYKSDTQVENNGNDPAQYVHGARTERMKRYMQFSSENAIDSVLVEGWNQGWGSYGASAADDGLGLKMGTDDTYPDFDVPEVVNYGQSLDSPVEMTIHNETSGNLSNYENEIFTQNVFQGYDDIGIRTIKNGYVSDPGLFADADNPTEVTTNQHSQEAVNHHRRVIREAAANRQMLEIHEGIKPTGERRTYPNVAAREVVRAQEYDGFGALGASVGRDHHVTLPFTRMLAGPTSYQPGIFDITFNDSTGGQVQTTLAKQLAMYPAYHGGIQMAADRIEAYVDSTFSVGEFVQAQAGDLDGTITADKWRNAYGAHYVPIDANREPDGATVSFTVENVPSPGTYDLHLRYASDAENNLQSVIDNGNPQATLVVNGTEQELAPPFTAYWDAWEVHTVSVELESGDNTVSVKLGADDVGGFNLNTVGVTEQGAGAPFPASYTDFDETHAANENFDTEREFKYIEDVPAGDWDETRVLDSAIGEYLVIARRQGEEWYVGAMNDDNGRSFQVTTDFLDSQPNGWKMELYTDAYGTNVDQNPTGVRTTESILAAGDTVTLSAARGGGTAVRLVPATSSEASSLQSYQQPAQDLSFEIDGETVVSEPFARATGSNVTDFISGQTVEVVVDGTVDSLENIRLPPNADARTIDLGATFSETGEFSVELRALDGTTLASKTVSVTDPTTVARFSDPEDAPDALGPGSYVNATNFADGSMDIREFAVKETPSNAIFEFTVGALNDLYDAETNGSNPFSPQWFFVWLRDPTRSDGAVTEAGDLGDPGLNADFGSAWHYRVDAYGFGENAIDHNGAALTDAEGNPVSPTVSVDRANDTVTLQVPKSALDGTDLWDMEFVAGVHSESFGGMRTVAESAGEGQFGGVDPDAAENAPRLMDVITPPGVDNAEALGYSATERARIPFTPVYTGRLGDVDRVATLSDDSGDPYGPATSADGENAFSYPSTDDITPEDHDIQRVEIYENDSEYTFLVRLPNLRNPQAFAKNSAYGYGLQHVQIYVQDPAGEKGSVGCRDGVHAFDGRDEIFADSYHRRIVAHGFDRQIDTSVFDEGGTYPVVENGYWEVVADATGGVSTRGIKPIDAIEITVPQSVIPSDIRDVSIVPMMFNYAGGGVGEIRKVESDGNVGGSYDFGGAPSSYHHNNILDIVLPDGVSQAEILDPTASDITPDDKFTGYDIPYVSLADRANTIREAVAGDGPVTERHFETVQAAYENGEAVDGTGGLVPTYDDVRTLAAEVTDG